The proteins below come from a single candidate division KSB1 bacterium genomic window:
- a CDS encoding COX15/CtaA family protein: protein MRNTNYNVWLHRFAKLVVGATFILIFVGGLVTSTDSGLAVPDWPTTYGQFMFSFPLSQMVGGILYEHGHRLVASVVGMLMVILAVWLWLKEPRRWVKRLGWLALLAVIVQGILGGLTVLFFLPTAISVSHGALAQTFFCLTICLALFTSREWQRDPTKAEDAHRPALQTLTIATTAAVFIQLLLGAVMRHTKSGLAIPDFPLAFGKLIPPFDSAKIAIHFSHRLGALIVTLLVIWTAARILQHYRHEKKLFRPALLLLGALTAQLTLGAFTIWTQKAVLITTAHVATGALILGTSLVLALRAYRLLIVSVRNPAEDEIRDILRQTSQGIPNGVIINEKSKI from the coding sequence ATGCGTAATACGAATTATAATGTCTGGCTGCACCGTTTCGCCAAACTTGTGGTGGGAGCCACATTTATTTTAATTTTTGTCGGCGGCCTGGTCACCAGTACCGACTCCGGCCTTGCGGTGCCGGACTGGCCGACGACCTACGGCCAATTCATGTTCTCGTTTCCGTTGTCGCAAATGGTCGGCGGCATTTTGTATGAACACGGCCACCGCCTCGTCGCCAGCGTCGTCGGCATGTTGATGGTGATTCTGGCGGTTTGGCTCTGGCTGAAAGAGCCGCGCCGCTGGGTGAAACGCCTGGGTTGGCTGGCTTTGCTGGCCGTCATCGTACAGGGAATTCTCGGCGGCCTCACGGTTTTGTTTTTTTTGCCCACGGCGATTTCCGTGAGCCACGGCGCGCTGGCGCAGACATTTTTTTGTTTGACCATCTGCCTGGCGCTGTTCACTTCACGCGAGTGGCAACGTGACCCGACGAAAGCCGAAGATGCCCACCGCCCTGCTCTGCAAACCTTGACCATCGCCACCACCGCAGCCGTTTTCATCCAACTGCTTCTCGGCGCGGTGATGCGCCACACCAAATCCGGCCTGGCAATTCCGGATTTCCCGCTGGCTTTTGGAAAATTGATTCCGCCCTTTGATTCCGCCAAAATCGCCATTCATTTTTCGCATCGCCTCGGCGCGCTGATCGTGACGCTACTCGTCATTTGGACGGCGGCTCGCATTCTCCAACATTACCGCCATGAGAAAAAATTGTTTCGGCCGGCGCTGCTGTTGCTTGGCGCGCTGACCGCGCAACTGACGCTCGGCGCCTTCACCATTTGGACGCAAAAAGCCGTGCTCATCACCACGGCGCACGTCGCCACCGGCGCGCTGATTTTGGGGACAAGTTTGGTGCTGGCGCTGCGGGCGTATCGCTTGTTAATCGTTTCTGTGCGAAATCCTGCTGAAGATGAAATTCGAGACATCCTTCGGCAAACGAGCCAGGGGATTCCGAATGGAGTCATAATCAATGAAAAAAGCAAAATATAA
- a CDS encoding cytochrome C oxidase subunit IV family protein — protein MSVTHQEPNYMAVFYSLAVLTAVEIGVAYMRFLPLLVMGAMLIILALAKAALVGMYFMHLKFEKRTLGIIAMTPLILCTLLILALLPDLTGTNRKSAATAVAHAPQEEAALQADAQQDAAQ, from the coding sequence ATGTCGGTAACACATCAAGAACCGAATTACATGGCGGTGTTTTATTCATTGGCGGTGCTGACTGCTGTGGAGATCGGTGTCGCTTATATGAGATTTTTGCCGTTGCTGGTGATGGGCGCGATGCTGATCATTCTCGCCCTGGCCAAGGCGGCTCTGGTCGGCATGTATTTTATGCACCTCAAATTTGAGAAACGCACCCTGGGCATCATCGCGATGACGCCGCTGATTCTCTGCACGTTGCTGATCCTCGCGCTGCTGCCAGATTTAACCGGCACCAACCGCAAATCCGCTGCAACCGCGGTGGCGCATGCGCCGCAGGAAGAAGCCGCTCTCCAAGCGGACGCCCAGCAGGATGCCGCCCAGTAA
- a CDS encoding cytochrome c oxidase subunit 3 gives MSHATTMHAVEPAESPLTPESWGKLGMWIFLAGDAMTFGSLLAGYGALRAGSLDWPDPTQVLGINLTAFMTFLLICSSVTMVKGLSAIKHGNRKGMRNYLLLTALGGAIFLGLQAYEWTHLMTGEHKVLFTTFNGQPSLFGATFYAITGFHGAHVTGGVIYLLIIVMNGARGKYSAENFNGVEIAGLYWHFVDLIWILVFTFIYLIPNPY, from the coding sequence TTGAGTCACGCCACCACAATGCACGCCGTCGAACCGGCAGAATCGCCGTTGACCCCGGAAAGCTGGGGAAAGCTCGGCATGTGGATTTTCCTCGCCGGCGACGCCATGACCTTCGGCTCGCTGCTGGCCGGTTACGGCGCCCTGCGCGCCGGCAGCTTGGATTGGCCTGATCCCACCCAAGTGCTCGGCATCAATCTCACGGCTTTCATGACCTTTTTGCTCATTTGCAGCAGCGTTACCATGGTTAAAGGCCTGTCGGCGATCAAACACGGTAATCGTAAAGGCATGCGCAACTATCTTTTGTTGACAGCCCTCGGCGGCGCCATTTTCCTGGGCTTGCAAGCCTATGAATGGACGCACTTGATGACGGGAGAGCACAAGGTTCTCTTCACAACGTTTAACGGTCAGCCCAGTCTTTTCGGCGCAACGTTTTACGCCATCACCGGCTTTCACGGCGCGCACGTCACCGGCGGCGTGATCTATCTGCTCATCATCGTGATGAATGGCGCCCGCGGCAAATACTCCGCAGAAAATTTTAACGGCGTTGAAATTGCCGGCCTGTACTGGCACTTTGTCGATCTGATCTGGATTTTGGTGTTCACCTTTATTTATTTGATTCCCAACCCCTATTAA
- a CDS encoding type II toxin-antitoxin system PemK/MazF family toxin, with the protein MGRFVKGDVVVAPFPFSDLSASKKRPALVVAALTGEDVLLCQITSQTVFDDYARSLTQSDFVTGKLSHDSNIRPNRLFTGDSNIILYRAGSLNPTKTQEVITKIIDIITA; encoded by the coding sequence ATGGGCAGATTTGTAAAAGGCGATGTTGTTGTCGCTCCTTTTCCATTTTCAGATTTGAGCGCATCAAAGAAACGACCGGCTCTCGTTGTTGCTGCGCTCACAGGTGAGGATGTGCTTTTGTGTCAAATTACGAGCCAAACCGTTTTTGATGATTACGCAAGATCTCTGACACAATCTGATTTTGTCACCGGAAAGTTGAGCCACGACAGCAACATTCGCCCCAATCGCCTTTTTACAGGCGATTCGAATATCATTTTGTATCGTGCTGGATCATTAAATCCGACGAAGACGCAAGAAGTAATCACAAAAATCATCGACATTATCACAGCGTAG
- a CDS encoding DUF2281 domain-containing protein, translating into MQAITIPQIVERLQKLPMEKLAVVFDFVSFLTKREQENDLTAPYSDAFQTMLASEAVLRRDWDRPEEDEAWADL; encoded by the coding sequence ATGCAAGCTATTACAATTCCACAAATTGTCGAGCGCCTGCAAAAGCTGCCAATGGAAAAACTCGCGGTTGTTTTTGATTTTGTCTCTTTTTTAACTAAAAGAGAACAGGAAAACGATCTAACCGCTCCTTACTCAGATGCTTTCCAAACGATGTTGGCATCCGAAGCGGTTCTACGGCGTGATTGGGATCGGCCAGAAGAGGATGAAGCATGGGCAGATTTGTAA
- a CDS encoding heme-copper oxidase subunit III: protein MAAEIFDAEVGRGVDSIAPKKNLSQGPPPFSHEPFDDPGDGNGRGDGSRAPVGNVYLAMLLFIGADVMFFAGLIGAFVVFRFGAMDWPPVGQPRLPVAVTGVNTLILLVSGFSMWRTWRQLDDWNRRRLLNGLKVTALLGVIFLLVQGYEWMKLIGFGLTMKSSVYGAIFYTLIGCHALHVLGAVIWLLAVLALLKKNYFTAKKHAGIKLAGMYWFLVVALWPVLYGLVYLK from the coding sequence TTGGCAGCAGAAATCTTCGACGCGGAAGTCGGGCGTGGTGTTGACAGCATTGCGCCGAAAAAAAATCTGAGCCAGGGGCCGCCGCCGTTCTCGCACGAGCCGTTTGACGATCCCGGCGACGGCAACGGCCGCGGCGATGGATCACGGGCGCCGGTGGGCAACGTCTATCTGGCGATGCTGCTGTTCATCGGCGCGGATGTGATGTTCTTCGCCGGACTCATCGGCGCCTTCGTGGTTTTCCGCTTTGGCGCGATGGATTGGCCGCCGGTCGGACAGCCGCGCCTGCCGGTCGCGGTGACCGGTGTCAATACGCTCATTTTGTTGGTCAGCGGTTTCTCGATGTGGCGCACGTGGCGCCAGCTCGACGATTGGAATCGCCGCCGGCTGCTCAATGGCTTGAAGGTGACGGCCCTGCTCGGCGTGATCTTTCTGCTCGTACAAGGTTACGAATGGATGAAACTGATTGGCTTCGGCCTCACCATGAAATCGAGCGTGTACGGCGCGATCTTCTACACCCTCATCGGCTGTCACGCCCTTCACGTCCTCGGCGCGGTGATTTGGCTGTTGGCGGTTCTGGCGTTGTTAAAGAAAAATTATTTCACCGCCAAAAAACACGCCGGCATCAAGCTGGCTGGCATGTACTGGTTCCTCGTCGTCGCGCTGTGGCCGGTGTTGTACGGGCTGGTTTATTTGAAGTAA
- a CDS encoding cbb3-type cytochrome c oxidase subunit I, with protein MSEATATQKHEAHAHHESFIRKYIFSTDHKMIGKQFLILGLMMLLLGGGLALLIRWQLAYPEKPLPLIGASKQFVETGDPDTTSSWDMTWMEWLSKDEKEQNWLARNLPQGVITPAFYNAVFTMHATIMIFFVVMPILVGCFGNFLIPLMIGTRDMAFPTLNMLSFWVAVIAGVMMLIGFFVPGGHAAAGWTSYAPLSADPQWTGVDWGQNWWCLSLIVLGISSLMGSINYITTIINMRAPGMTLFRMPLVVWSLFIVAILLLLALPVLTAALAMLLFDRMAGTNFFNPAGGGEVLLWQHLFWFFGHPEVYILILPGMGIASELLPVFSRKPIFGYKAMVWAMVAIAFLGWIVWGHHMFQSGMNPTLGFTFMVSTMLIAVPSAIKTFNWLGTLWGGNLRFTTPMLHALAFVSMFVIGGLSGIYMASSPVDIFIHDTYYIVAHIHYVVFGGSVFAIFGGIVYWFPKMFGRMMNETLNKIHFWLTFIAFNCTFFPMHILGVGGHMRRIYNPMQYEFLKDFQGMNEFISISAFVLGFTQLLFLFNVLYSLKRGRKAEDNPWHANTLEWTAIYPIPHGNFAALPTVYRGPYEYSAPEVEEDWLPQTKKLATTAVSGDGRH; from the coding sequence ATGAGCGAAGCAACAGCAACCCAAAAGCATGAAGCGCATGCGCATCATGAAAGTTTTATTCGCAAATACATTTTCTCCACCGATCACAAAATGATCGGCAAGCAGTTTTTGATTCTCGGCTTGATGATGTTGCTGCTCGGCGGCGGCCTGGCGTTGTTGATTCGGTGGCAACTGGCCTATCCGGAAAAACCGCTGCCGCTGATCGGCGCGTCCAAACAATTCGTCGAAACCGGCGATCCCGACACCACCTCGTCGTGGGACATGACCTGGATGGAATGGCTCTCGAAAGACGAGAAGGAACAGAACTGGCTGGCGCGGAACCTGCCGCAGGGTGTGATCACCCCGGCGTTTTACAACGCGGTGTTCACCATGCACGCCACCATCATGATTTTCTTCGTGGTCATGCCGATTCTCGTCGGCTGTTTCGGCAACTTCCTCATCCCGCTGATGATCGGCACCCGTGACATGGCGTTCCCAACGCTCAACATGCTGTCGTTTTGGGTCGCGGTCATTGCCGGCGTGATGATGCTTATCGGGTTTTTTGTGCCGGGCGGGCACGCGGCCGCCGGCTGGACCTCCTACGCCCCGCTTTCGGCTGATCCGCAATGGACCGGCGTGGATTGGGGCCAGAACTGGTGGTGTCTCAGCTTGATCGTTCTCGGCATTTCCTCCTTGATGGGCTCGATCAATTACATCACCACGATCATCAACATGCGCGCCCCGGGGATGACGCTCTTTCGCATGCCGCTGGTGGTGTGGTCGCTTTTCATCGTCGCGATCTTGCTGCTCTTGGCGCTGCCGGTTTTGACCGCCGCGCTCGCCATGCTGCTGTTCGATCGCATGGCCGGAACGAATTTCTTCAATCCCGCCGGTGGCGGCGAGGTTCTGCTCTGGCAGCATCTCTTTTGGTTCTTCGGCCATCCGGAGGTGTACATTCTCATTTTGCCAGGCATGGGCATCGCCTCGGAGCTTTTACCGGTTTTCAGCCGCAAGCCGATTTTTGGTTACAAAGCGATGGTTTGGGCGATGGTGGCGATTGCCTTTCTCGGCTGGATCGTCTGGGGCCATCACATGTTTCAAAGCGGCATGAATCCGACGCTGGGATTCACGTTCATGGTCTCAACGATGTTGATTGCAGTGCCCTCGGCAATCAAAACCTTCAACTGGCTGGGCACCCTGTGGGGCGGCAACCTTCGCTTCACCACGCCGATGCTGCACGCGCTGGCTTTCGTCTCGATGTTCGTCATTGGCGGCCTTTCCGGCATCTACATGGCCTCGTCGCCGGTCGATATTTTCATTCACGACACGTATTACATCGTCGCACACATTCACTATGTGGTGTTCGGCGGCAGCGTGTTCGCGATTTTCGGCGGCATCGTTTACTGGTTTCCCAAAATGTTCGGCCGGATGATGAACGAGACGCTCAACAAGATTCATTTTTGGCTCACCTTTATCGCGTTCAATTGCACCTTCTTCCCGATGCACATTCTCGGGGTCGGCGGCCACATGCGGCGCATTTACAATCCGATGCAATATGAATTTCTCAAGGATTTTCAGGGCATGAACGAATTTATCTCGATCAGCGCCTTCGTGCTCGGATTCACCCAGTTGCTCTTTCTCTTCAATGTTCTTTACAGCCTGAAACGCGGCCGAAAAGCGGAGGACAACCCCTGGCATGCCAACACCCTGGAGTGGACGGCGATTTATCCGATTCCGCACGGCAACTTTGCGGCGCTGCCAACGGTGTACCGTGGCCCGTATGAATACAGCGCGCCGGAAGTCGAGGAAGATTGGCTGCCACAGACGAAAAAGCTGGCGACAACTGCAGTGAGTGGGGATGGGCGTCACTAA
- the coxB gene encoding cytochrome c oxidase subunit II has protein sequence MLDWLPPNVSTYGGEIDYFFYVIYYITAAVFFLVAGAMIFFMIKYRFKEGRRAIYTHGNTTLEIVWTTATFAAMLILAVVSKPLWGRIKQQTPMTQNMATVQVTGKQFNWEILYPGPDGEFDTAADSAAGTLDDYQVDNEVHVPVNTVVRVILKSKDVIHSFFIPQARIKQDAVPGHTISAWFEITQPGKYEIPCAELCGFGHSGMLGHLYVHTPEDYEAWKNEKWPPAAADGANVEIPQQQ, from the coding sequence ATGCTTGATTGGCTGCCACCGAACGTATCGACCTACGGCGGTGAGATTGATTACTTTTTTTACGTGATTTATTACATCACAGCGGCGGTGTTCTTTTTGGTCGCCGGCGCGATGATCTTTTTCATGATCAAATACCGCTTCAAGGAGGGTCGGCGGGCGATTTACACGCACGGCAACACGACACTGGAGATCGTGTGGACGACGGCAACGTTTGCGGCGATGCTGATCCTGGCGGTGGTGAGCAAGCCACTGTGGGGCCGCATCAAGCAGCAAACGCCGATGACGCAAAACATGGCGACCGTGCAGGTGACCGGCAAGCAGTTCAATTGGGAAATTCTCTATCCCGGCCCTGACGGCGAGTTTGACACAGCGGCGGATTCGGCTGCCGGCACGCTCGACGATTATCAAGTCGATAATGAGGTGCACGTGCCGGTGAACACCGTCGTGCGGGTGATTTTGAAATCGAAGGACGTCATTCACAGCTTTTTCATACCACAGGCGCGCATCAAGCAAGACGCGGTGCCGGGGCACACGATTTCGGCCTGGTTTGAGATCACCCAACCGGGCAAGTACGAAATTCCCTGCGCCGAGTTGTGTGGCTTTGGCCATTCCGGCATGCTCGGGCATTTGTATGTGCACACCCCGGAAGACTATGAAGCGTGGAAGAACGAGAAGTGGCCGCCGGCTGCGGCGGATGGCGCAAATGTCGAAATTCCCCAACAACAGTAA
- a CDS encoding carboxypeptidase regulatory-like domain-containing protein, producing the protein MFLRGRATSRFLDIHYKGDSGFWFILISASCLFFGCNSNEQTDKPEATPQQLMTQPADSAEKKFASQIAGRAFFQGEAPVRKLIHMNQDAACATAEGNPAYSEEILLDYGPDSSSQISAEKFGLANVFVYVKTGFPDSLISFFIRKAGTRAPVILDQRGCRYSPHVFGIQVGQTLKILNSDPTFHNVHASAKKNKAFNLGMSKVEKVKTRRFDRAEVMIPFHCNVHPWMSAYAGVVDHPFYAVTDTAGRYALPALPAGEYVIEAWHEVFGTQVQTVKITEAESKSLDFTFTRR; encoded by the coding sequence TTGTTCTTGCGTGGCCGCGCCACCTCCCGATTTCTCGATATACACTATAAAGGAGATTCGGGATTTTGGTTCATCCTGATCTCCGCGTCGTGCCTTTTCTTTGGATGCAATTCCAACGAACAAACCGACAAGCCGGAGGCCACGCCGCAGCAACTGATGACGCAGCCCGCAGATTCTGCTGAAAAAAAATTTGCCAGTCAAATTGCCGGCCGGGCGTTCTTTCAAGGCGAGGCGCCGGTGCGGAAACTGATCCACATGAACCAGGACGCGGCCTGCGCCACGGCAGAAGGAAATCCGGCGTACTCGGAAGAAATCCTGCTGGATTACGGCCCCGACAGTTCTTCGCAAATTTCCGCAGAAAAGTTCGGGCTGGCAAATGTGTTCGTGTATGTCAAAACGGGGTTTCCCGATTCCTTAATATCTTTTTTTATAAGGAAAGCCGGGACGAGGGCGCCGGTGATTTTGGACCAGCGTGGTTGCCGTTACTCGCCGCACGTGTTCGGCATTCAAGTCGGGCAAACGCTGAAGATTCTCAACAGCGATCCGACGTTTCACAATGTTCACGCCTCGGCGAAAAAGAACAAGGCGTTCAATCTCGGCATGTCGAAGGTCGAAAAAGTGAAGACGCGCCGGTTCGACCGCGCCGAGGTGATGATACCGTTTCATTGCAACGTGCATCCGTGGATGAGTGCGTATGCCGGTGTGGTCGATCATCCGTTTTATGCGGTGACGGATACGGCGGGCCGCTACGCGTTGCCGGCGCTGCCGGCCGGGGAGTATGTGATCGAAGCTTGGCATGAAGTGTTTGGTACGCAAGTCCAAACCGTCAAAATAACCGAGGCCGAAAGCAAAAGCCTTGATTTCACTTTCACGCGGAGATGA
- the ilvE gene encoding branched-chain-amino-acid transaminase → MISIVATPATQGARPPAIPLPFRALEQPDFENLRFDIYQTNKFYLACHQTSALEKNDHWPEPCFRVGWEKYYSDDYAETGWEAVPGGPLFDLTNLSLHPAACALHYAPATFEGAKAMISAKKRIVLFRPEMNAKRMQKTASRLLLPKVPVDLFLEAVTKTVLANREFIPPFRRENWVWETRDPKCLYVRPLLFGHGPELGVKPAKDHLFMVFVSPVHVYWPANGIRILVTSQFHRAAPGGTGSVKAIGNYVSGLLPSALAKRGCDWIDGRPVKVSDEPFHDVLYLDAVHNQYVEEFAGANFVAISTDGALVVPKSDSILPGNTCDSLIKLAESEGWRVEIRPLHLEEIMDEKRIAEAFCTGNAAIITPINELYYQGRFRAFPPGSNVKTRRLWDLFVGIQLQMIDDPFGWVREIG, encoded by the coding sequence ATGATCTCAATCGTTGCAACGCCTGCCACCCAAGGCGCGCGCCCCCCAGCCATTCCGCTGCCGTTTCGCGCGCTGGAACAGCCTGATTTTGAAAATCTCCGCTTCGATATTTATCAAACCAACAAGTTTTATCTCGCCTGCCACCAAACCAGTGCTTTGGAGAAAAACGACCACTGGCCGGAACCCTGCTTCCGCGTTGGATGGGAAAAATATTATTCGGACGATTACGCCGAAACCGGTTGGGAAGCCGTGCCCGGTGGCCCGCTCTTTGACCTGACGAATCTTTCGCTGCACCCGGCCGCCTGCGCGCTGCATTATGCGCCGGCCACGTTTGAAGGCGCAAAGGCCATGATCTCCGCCAAAAAACGCATCGTGCTTTTTCGCCCGGAGATGAACGCCAAACGCATGCAAAAAACCGCCAGCCGCCTGCTGCTGCCCAAAGTGCCGGTTGATCTGTTCCTGGAGGCCGTGACGAAAACCGTGCTGGCGAATCGCGAATTTATTCCGCCGTTTCGCCGTGAGAACTGGGTGTGGGAAACGCGCGATCCCAAGTGCCTGTACGTCCGGCCGCTGCTGTTCGGGCACGGCCCGGAGCTTGGCGTCAAACCGGCGAAAGATCATCTCTTTATGGTTTTTGTCTCGCCGGTGCATGTTTACTGGCCGGCGAACGGCATCCGCATTCTCGTCACCAGTCAATTTCATCGCGCCGCCCCGGGCGGCACCGGCAGCGTCAAAGCCATCGGCAATTATGTTTCGGGCTTGCTGCCCAGCGCGCTGGCCAAACGCGGCTGCGATTGGATCGATGGCCGGCCCGTTAAAGTGAGCGACGAGCCGTTTCACGACGTCCTCTATCTGGATGCGGTTCACAACCAATATGTCGAAGAATTTGCCGGCGCCAATTTCGTCGCCATCAGCACCGACGGCGCCCTGGTCGTGCCGAAATCCGATTCGATTCTGCCTGGCAACACCTGCGACTCGCTGATCAAGCTGGCCGAAAGCGAAGGCTGGCGCGTCGAAATCCGGCCGCTGCACCTTGAAGAAATCATGGACGAGAAGCGCATTGCCGAGGCGTTTTGCACCGGCAACGCTGCGATTATCACGCCGATCAATGAACTTTATTATCAGGGCCGATTTCGAGCTTTCCCGCCAGGCAGCAATGTCAAAACCCGGCGACTATGGGATTTGTTTGTTGGCATTCAATTGCAAATGATCGATGATCCGTTCGGATGGGTGAGGGAGATTGGGTGA